A window of Neisseria canis contains these coding sequences:
- the ccoN gene encoding cytochrome-c oxidase, cbb3-type subunit I, with product METQTYNYKVVRQFAIMTVVWGVVGMLVGVIAAAQLFAPMLNLSDVGPWFHFGRIRPLHTNAVIFAFGGCGLFATSYYVVQRTCNTRLFGGNFLPAFTFWGWQLVIVLAAITLPLGYTQSKEYAELEWPIDILIAVVWVAYAVVFFGTLAKRKIKHIYVANWFYGAFILAVALLHIVNNISIPAGMMKSYPVYAGAIDAMVQWWYGHNAVGFFLTAGFLGMMYYFVPKQAGRPVYSYRLSVVHFWALIFTYMWAGSHHLHYTALPDWTQSLGMVLSLILFAPSWGGMINGIMTLSGAWDKLRTDPILKFLVVSLSFYGMSTFEGPMMSIKTVNALSHYTDWTVGHVHAGALGWVGFITIGSIYYLVPRLFGRKEMHSVKLIELHFWIATVGVVLYIASMWISGVMQGLMWGALNADGTLTYSFVESVKDSKPFYMVRFAGGMLYLSGMLIMAYNVFRTVSVGKAVDAEIPALTQSQHH from the coding sequence ATGGAAACGCAAACTTATAACTACAAGGTGGTGCGTCAATTCGCCATCATGACTGTAGTTTGGGGTGTTGTGGGTATGTTGGTCGGTGTGATTGCTGCCGCCCAATTATTTGCACCCATGCTCAACCTCTCTGATGTCGGCCCGTGGTTTCACTTCGGCCGTATCCGTCCGCTGCATACCAATGCGGTTATTTTTGCTTTCGGCGGGTGCGGTTTGTTTGCCACGTCTTATTACGTTGTTCAGCGCACTTGTAACACGCGCTTGTTCGGCGGCAACTTCTTGCCGGCCTTCACATTCTGGGGCTGGCAGCTTGTAATTGTATTGGCTGCAATTACCTTGCCGTTGGGTTACACCCAAAGTAAAGAATATGCCGAATTAGAGTGGCCGATTGATATCCTGATTGCAGTAGTGTGGGTGGCTTATGCGGTTGTTTTCTTTGGAACATTGGCAAAACGTAAAATCAAACACATCTATGTGGCAAACTGGTTTTACGGTGCATTCATTTTGGCAGTAGCCTTATTGCATATTGTAAATAACATCAGTATTCCTGCCGGTATGATGAAATCATATCCTGTGTACGCAGGTGCAATTGATGCCATGGTTCAATGGTGGTATGGCCATAACGCGGTAGGTTTTTTCCTTACAGCCGGCTTTTTGGGCATGATGTATTACTTTGTGCCTAAACAAGCGGGTCGTCCTGTGTATTCGTACCGCTTGTCTGTGGTGCACTTTTGGGCCTTGATTTTTACCTATATGTGGGCAGGCTCACATCACTTGCATTACACGGCTCTTCCCGACTGGACGCAATCATTGGGCATGGTGTTGTCTTTAATTCTGTTTGCGCCTTCTTGGGGTGGTATGATCAACGGTATCATGACCCTTTCTGGTGCGTGGGATAAATTGCGCACAGACCCGATTCTGAAATTCTTGGTGGTATCCCTCTCTTTCTATGGTATGTCTACTTTCGAAGGCCCGATGATGTCTATCAAAACAGTTAATGCATTGAGCCATTATACTGACTGGACGGTAGGTCACGTTCACGCAGGAGCGTTAGGCTGGGTAGGCTTTATTACCATTGGTTCTATTTACTATTTGGTTCCCCGTCTGTTTGGCCGAAAAGAAATGCACAGTGTTAAATTGATTGAGCTGCATTTCTGGATTGCTACGGTTGGTGTCGTGCTTTATATCGCATCTATGTGGATTTCGGGTGTGATGCAAGGCTTGATGTGGGGTGCTTTAAATGCCGACGGTACACTGACTTATTCATTTGTAGAATCTGTTAAAGACAGCAAGCCTTTCTATATGGTACGTTTTGCTGGCGGCATGTTGTATTTGAGCGGTATGTTGATTATGGCTTATAACGTATTCCGTACTGTTTCGGTTGGTAAAGCGGTTGATGCTGAAATTCCTGCACTAACCCAATCACAGCATCACTAA
- a CDS encoding TIGR01244 family sulfur transferase, with the protein MSFFRLTDKLYISPQPNRNDAAEAAKLGITGVICNRPDQEEPDQPTFTEVSSWFAESGIRNLTHQPVVGPQITESDAEAFAQTLASHDGPVLAYCRTGTRCSLLWAMHQAAQGKDAAALIAEVKEKTGLDLGNFEAKLQAAKNAG; encoded by the coding sequence ATGAGCTTTTTCCGCCTTACCGATAAACTGTATATCTCTCCCCAACCCAACCGGAATGACGCGGCCGAAGCAGCCAAATTGGGCATCACCGGCGTAATCTGCAACCGCCCCGATCAAGAAGAACCCGATCAGCCGACCTTCACCGAAGTGTCCTCATGGTTTGCCGAATCAGGCATCCGCAACCTCACACACCAACCGGTAGTCGGCCCGCAAATTACCGAATCAGATGCTGAAGCATTTGCCCAAACCCTGGCCTCACACGACGGCCCCGTGCTGGCCTACTGTCGAACCGGCACACGCTGCTCATTATTATGGGCAATGCATCAAGCCGCCCAAGGGAAAGATGCGGCGGCACTGATTGCCGAAGTCAAAGAAAAAACCGGCTTGGATCTGGGCAACTTTGAAGCCAAACTGCAAGCGGCCAAAAACGCAGGCTGA
- a CDS encoding M61 family metallopeptidase has product MLYYSLSPTPKSHLWQITLRYTHKAHTSFVLRLPNWVPGSYMIRDFSRHIISIEADCNGQPALLTQTAKNLWQTEAKAGDWQIHYTVYAFDLSVRGSYLTTERGFFDGACMFLSIEGQEQQPCSLTIDHLPQNWHTASTLPCLSENHYQAANYAELIDHPFEFGTIETICFQACGIPHRIALSGDYADFDRERLSRDIQKICEAQLQMFPHPAPFKEYLFMLYVGDNIYGGLEHISSTALQTDRKCLPRKHMKEADEDYTLLLGLFSHEYFHAWNVKSIKPAAFLPYRLDSESYTEQLWAFEGITSYYDDLFLVRSGVISPEAYLKLQAKNLTRVQQSKGRTKQTLAQSSFTAWNKYYKQDENSPNAIVSYYQKGALAAMCLDLLIRQRSNGQKSLDNIMCALYQAWLDTGKGLSENEWQQQAEAIVGLDLQDFFQTALFSTNDLPLEACLKSAGIALKWQSAERSHGGALVESFDECRTDTPDFGARFKQNAESITLTHIFNNGSAEHAALCAQDKVIALNGFCCSDFARQWSQLSVGETATLHYFRQGVLKETEITVKAAEADTAFLKIENRQLLEKWLGCTEPQPDPNACLKP; this is encoded by the coding sequence ATGTTGTACTATTCCCTAAGCCCTACTCCAAAAAGCCACTTATGGCAAATTACATTGCGCTACACGCACAAAGCCCATACTTCTTTTGTGCTCCGTTTGCCCAATTGGGTTCCCGGCAGCTATATGATCAGGGATTTTTCACGGCATATTATTTCCATTGAGGCTGACTGTAACGGCCAACCCGCCCTGCTGACCCAAACCGCCAAAAACCTTTGGCAAACGGAAGCCAAAGCAGGAGATTGGCAGATTCATTATACGGTTTATGCCTTTGATCTTTCCGTGCGCGGCTCTTATTTGACTACCGAGCGCGGTTTTTTCGACGGCGCCTGCATGTTTCTCAGTATCGAAGGTCAGGAGCAGCAGCCGTGCTCCCTAACAATCGATCATTTGCCTCAAAATTGGCATACCGCATCTACCCTGCCATGCCTGTCTGAAAACCATTATCAGGCTGCAAACTATGCCGAGCTGATTGATCATCCGTTTGAATTCGGCACCATAGAAACCATCTGTTTCCAAGCTTGCGGCATTCCCCACAGAATCGCCCTCAGCGGCGATTATGCCGATTTCGACCGTGAACGGCTGAGCAGGGACATCCAGAAAATTTGCGAAGCCCAGTTGCAAATGTTTCCTCATCCTGCACCTTTTAAAGAATATTTGTTTATGCTGTATGTCGGCGACAATATCTACGGCGGTTTGGAACACATCAGCAGCACGGCCTTGCAAACCGATAGAAAGTGCCTGCCCCGCAAACACATGAAAGAAGCAGACGAAGACTACACTTTGCTGCTCGGGCTTTTTTCACACGAATACTTCCATGCCTGGAATGTAAAATCCATTAAGCCCGCTGCTTTTCTGCCCTATCGACTCGACAGTGAAAGCTACACAGAGCAGCTGTGGGCATTTGAAGGCATTACTTCCTATTATGATGATTTGTTCCTCGTGCGAAGCGGCGTTATCAGCCCCGAGGCCTATCTGAAACTGCAAGCAAAAAATCTGACCCGGGTGCAGCAAAGCAAAGGCCGCACCAAGCAAACCCTGGCACAATCGAGCTTTACCGCTTGGAATAAGTATTACAAACAAGATGAAAACAGCCCCAACGCAATTGTCAGCTACTATCAAAAAGGAGCGCTGGCTGCGATGTGTTTGGATCTCCTCATCCGTCAACGGAGCAACGGCCAAAAAAGCTTGGACAACATCATGTGCGCGCTATACCAAGCATGGCTCGACACCGGCAAAGGCCTGTCTGAAAACGAATGGCAGCAACAAGCCGAAGCAATCGTAGGATTGGATTTGCAGGATTTCTTTCAAACCGCCCTGTTCAGCACAAACGACCTGCCGCTGGAGGCCTGCCTGAAAAGCGCCGGCATAGCGTTAAAATGGCAAAGCGCCGAGCGCAGCCACGGCGGCGCCTTAGTTGAAAGCTTTGACGAATGCCGAACCGACACACCTGATTTCGGTGCCCGCTTCAAGCAAAACGCAGAAAGCATCACCCTAACCCATATTTTCAACAACGGCAGCGCCGAACATGCCGCATTGTGCGCACAAGACAAAGTCATCGCACTCAACGGTTTTTGCTGTTCGGATTTTGCCCGGCAATGGTCCCAACTTTCCGTGGGAGAAACCGCTACCTTGCACTACTTCCGCCAAGGCGTACTGAAAGAAACCGAAATCACAGTAAAAGCGGCCGAAGCAGATACCGCATTCTTGAAAATCGAAAACCGGCAGCTACTTGAAAAATGGTTGGGCTGTACCGAGCCGCAACCCGACCCAAATGCCTGTCTGAAACCCTAA
- the ccoP gene encoding cytochrome-c oxidase, cbb3-type subunit III yields the protein MNTNSQFTSSFWSYYIIAIVVLSIIGLLWLLFSQNKVKAPPKGEDVKTMGHSWDGIEEYNNPLPRWWFVLYILTVCFGVGYLLAYPGLGDFKGLLGWSSKGQYEEEVKKANAEYGKIYAKFAKMPIAEVAKDPQAQRIGKNLFDTYCIQCHGSDAKGSRGFPNLTDNDWLWGGTPEKIHETIKNGRIGIMAAWGPVLGEERVKDVANYVMSLSKDEGSYDSERAARGDAIFHGPPANCYTCHGDKGQGIQGTGPNLTDDTWLWGGTQKAIMETITNGRHNQMPAWGNFLDDDKMHIMTAYVWGLSHKDGKVLPTDTQNALGDKAAKTAGATKTSEPQASSAPAPVAAPASAASASKPAALASDKAEVTFDTQAGSGLAVFYFATGKSDIADNANLIVQDLIKAGKDGKKLVISGFTDSTGNVKANQELSKKRAQAVKAFLEAQGVDAKNIELRKPENTTGAQGNDVEGRRVEVRIEG from the coding sequence ATGAACACAAATTCACAATTTACCAGCAGTTTTTGGAGTTATTACATCATTGCTATTGTGGTACTGAGTATAATTGGGCTGTTATGGCTTTTATTTTCTCAGAACAAAGTAAAAGCACCGCCAAAAGGTGAAGATGTTAAAACCATGGGCCATTCATGGGACGGTATTGAAGAATATAACAATCCTTTGCCGCGCTGGTGGTTTGTCTTATATATTCTGACAGTATGTTTTGGCGTAGGCTATCTGTTGGCTTATCCTGGTTTGGGAGACTTTAAAGGTCTTTTAGGCTGGAGCAGTAAAGGCCAATACGAAGAAGAAGTAAAAAAAGCAAATGCCGAGTATGGCAAAATTTATGCCAAATTTGCCAAAATGCCCATCGCTGAAGTAGCAAAAGATCCGCAGGCTCAACGCATCGGTAAAAATCTGTTCGATACCTATTGTATTCAATGCCACGGCTCGGATGCCAAAGGTTCCCGCGGTTTCCCCAACTTGACAGATAATGATTGGTTATGGGGCGGTACTCCTGAGAAGATTCATGAAACCATTAAAAACGGCCGTATCGGTATTATGGCTGCATGGGGTCCTGTTTTGGGCGAGGAGCGGGTAAAAGACGTTGCGAACTATGTGATGTCCCTCTCTAAAGACGAAGGCAGCTACGATTCTGAGCGTGCCGCCCGCGGAGATGCCATTTTCCACGGCCCGCCTGCAAATTGTTATACCTGTCACGGTGATAAAGGCCAGGGTATTCAAGGTACTGGTCCGAATTTAACGGATGATACTTGGTTGTGGGGCGGTACTCAAAAAGCCATTATGGAAACCATTACCAATGGCCGCCATAACCAAATGCCGGCATGGGGCAATTTCCTGGATGATGATAAGATGCACATCATGACAGCCTATGTATGGGGATTGTCACACAAGGATGGAAAAGTTCTGCCTACCGATACTCAGAATGCCTTGGGTGATAAAGCCGCTAAAACCGCCGGAGCAACCAAAACCAGCGAGCCTCAAGCTTCTTCGGCTCCTGCTCCAGTAGCGGCACCTGCATCTGCTGCTTCAGCTTCTAAGCCGGCTGCTCTAGCTAGTGATAAAGCCGAGGTAACTTTTGATACACAGGCAGGTAGCGGTTTGGCCGTTTTCTATTTCGCTACCGGTAAAAGTGATATTGCAGATAATGCCAACCTGATCGTACAAGACTTAATCAAAGCGGGTAAAGACGGTAAGAAACTGGTAATTAGTGGCTTTACCGACAGCACAGGCAATGTTAAGGCTAATCAGGAGCTTTCTAAAAAACGTGCCCAAGCAGTAAAAGCATTCTTGGAAGCTCAAGGTGTGGATGCGAAGAATATTGAGTTACGCAAGCCTGAGAATACAACAGGTGCTCAAGGAAATGATGTTGAAGGCCGTAGAGTCGAAGTAAGAATTGAAGGTTAA
- a CDS encoding cbb3-type cytochrome oxidase subunit 3, with protein MDVNWARSLFTVWIFISFILVLYVVFSKRNKKKHEDAGNSIIQDDDSPH; from the coding sequence ATGGATGTGAATTGGGCGCGGAGCTTGTTTACAGTTTGGATTTTCATCAGTTTTATTTTGGTTCTGTATGTTGTATTCAGTAAGCGGAATAAAAAAAAACATGAAGATGCAGGTAACAGTATTATTCAAGATGATGATTCACCTCACTGA
- the ccoO gene encoding cytochrome-c oxidase, cbb3-type subunit II has protein sequence MKLQQLVEEKVGFLIVFTFLVISVGLLVEVVPLFFTKAVTEPTKGVKPYNALQVAGRDVYVREGCYNCHSQMIRPFRAETERYGHYSVGGESVYDRPFQWGSKRTGPDLARVGGRYSDEWHRLHLLDPRSVVPESNMPAFPWLARNKVDPESVVTRMKALRAVGTPYSDEEIAKAPELLKDKSEMEAVIAYLQGLGLALKKR, from the coding sequence ATGAAATTACAACAACTTGTTGAAGAAAAAGTTGGATTTTTGATTGTGTTCACTTTTTTGGTGATTAGTGTAGGTCTGCTGGTTGAAGTTGTACCTTTGTTTTTCACGAAGGCCGTTACCGAACCAACTAAAGGGGTGAAACCTTATAATGCCCTTCAAGTGGCAGGACGTGATGTTTATGTTCGAGAAGGCTGTTATAACTGTCATTCCCAGATGATTCGTCCTTTCCGTGCTGAAACCGAGCGCTATGGCCATTACTCTGTTGGAGGAGAGTCTGTTTATGACCGTCCTTTCCAATGGGGTTCAAAACGCACAGGGCCTGATTTGGCAAGGGTTGGCGGCCGTTACTCTGACGAATGGCACCGCTTGCATTTGTTGGATCCGCGCAGTGTTGTTCCTGAGTCTAATATGCCTGCTTTCCCATGGTTGGCACGCAATAAAGTAGATCCGGAATCTGTAGTTACTCGAATGAAAGCTTTGCGGGCTGTGGGTACTCCGTACAGTGATGAAGAAATAGCCAAAGCACCTGAATTGTTGAAAGACAAATCGGAAATGGAAGCAGTAATTGCTTATCTGCAAGGTTTGGGCTTGGCGCTGAAGAAAAGGTAA